The genomic region GGCGGCAGCTTTACCACTAGGCGGGTAACGGCGATTCAAAAAGGCCGGCCTATCTTCTTCTGCAGTGCCTCGTTTCAAAGCGAGGAAGCCGGGATCAGCCACCAGCGGACTATGCCAACAGTACCGACACCCGAAGCGCTGATTGAAAGCGGCGACGTTAAGCATGCCCGCTTTCCTGGCCACCCCATTGAATTTTTACACTTACCGGAAAATCCGGATAATGGTGCGCCTGCAGGTCAGTGCCTGTGGTTTCGTTTAGCGGGTGGCACGCTGCCTAACGACCCGGCACTGCATCGCCACCTGCTCTCCTATGCGTCTGATTTCAACCTGCTCACCACGGGGCTAATCCCCCACGGCATTAAATACACCGACCCGAAGCTGCGCATCGCCAGCCTCGATCATGCGCTATGGTTGCATGAGGATACACGGCTGGACGAATGGCTGCTTTACGTCATTGACTCCCCCTGGGCAGGTGGCGCCCGCGGCTTGGCACGTGGCCATATTTACCAGCGCGATGGCCGCTTAGTGGCCTCTACCGCCCAAGAAGGGCTGACACGCTACCCGCAAGCCTAGACACTCTCCTTCACACTTTCCTCTGCCCTAAAAACAACTACGCCCGCTGGTTAGCGGGCGTAGGCTTAACGCGTATAGCGCAGCAGCTTACGGTTACTTAGTTGCCGTAAACATCGTTAATGGTTTTCAGCGGGTAGTGAGCCGGGTAAGGCTTACGCGCCACACCGGAATCAACGGCTGCCTGGGCGACAGCAGAGGAAATACGCGCTAGCAGGCGAATATCCACCGGTGTGGGAATAATGTACTCACGACCAAAGCTCATTTCAGTGCGCTCGTAGGCATCCAATACTTCCTGGGGTACCGGCTCGCGGGCCAGGTCTTTCAGAGCGTGCACGGCAGCCAGCTTCATCGCTTCGTTAATACGCGTAGCGCGAACATCCAAGGCGCCGCGGAAAATAAACGGGAAGCCCAGCACGTTGTTTACTTGGTTGGGGTAGTCTGAGCGGCCAGTGGCCATAATCACATCTGGCCGTGCTTCGCGGGCAACGTCCGGGTGAATTTCCGGATCAGGGTTGGTGCAAGCAAAAATAACCGGGTCGGCGGCCATTTTCTTCACCTGCTCGGCGGAGAGTAAGCCAGGCCCAGAAAGACCGATAAACACATCAGCCCCGTCGATAGCATCATCTAGCGTGCGCATATCAGTGTCGAGGGCAAACTCAGCCTTATACTCATTGATACCGTCGCGGTGAGTGTGGATAACCCCACGACGATCCAGCATGACTAAGTTCTCTTTTTTGGCACCACAGGATACCAACAACCGCATACAGGCAATCGCAGCGGCACCTGCACCCATGCAAACGATCTTCACGTTATCAATCGACTTGCCCGCGATATCTAAGGCATTCAGCATGCCCGCCGCAGTCACAATCGCAGTACCGTGCTGATCATCATGGAAAACAGGAATGTTACAGCGCTCGATCAAGGCCTTTTCGATCTCAAAGCACTCCGGCGCTTTGATATCTTCCAGGTTAATGCCACCCCAGGTATCGGCAATACGGGCAACCGTATCAATAAACGCCTGCGGGCTTTCGGCATCGACTTCGATATCAACAGAGTTAATACCAGCAAAGCACTTAAACAGCACGCCCTTGCCTTCCATTACCGGCTTACTCGCCAGCGGCCCAAGATTCCCCAGACCCAATATCGCAGTACCGTCGGAAATAACGGCGACGAGATTCCCTTTACCGGTATAGCGGTACGCATTTTCCGCATCGCGGGCAATTTCACGCACCGGCTCAGCAACGCCCGGGCTGTACGCCAGCGCCAGATCCCGTGCCGTCGCGGTCGGTTTAGTTAACTCCACAGAAAGCTTACCGGGAATCGGTTTAGCGTGATAATCCAGAGCCGCTTGCTTGTTTGCATCCGTCATGGTCAGGGTCCAATTAGCCTAAAGTAGTTAAGTCACTTCAGAATATAGAAAAAACCCAAGGGTCTCAAGCGCATAGTCAACCTGCCGGGAAAACGGCCGTTTTAGCGAATTTTAACTCACGTTCGAAACTTTTATCAGCCATTTGCTGCAACTTATACATCAGGCAACCAGCCATAAAGGTTTACTTATTGATGCACCGCAGCATCTCAATGACCTTTTTGCGCGCCTCATCACTACCATCTTTTTAACAGCCAACAAAAAAGCCCACGCCAAGGCGTGGGCTTTTGCGCAAAGCACATAACGTGCCTGCGAAGCGCAAATCCGTTAGGATTAGCCGCGCTTAACAGCAGCACCAAAGCGCTTGTTGAAGCGCTCTACACGGCCACCAGTGGTCGCTTGCTTCTGCTTGCCGGTATAGAACGGGTGGCAGTTGGAGCACACGTCCAGAGAGAAGTCCTGACCAGAGGTAGAACCAACCTGGAAGTTTGCACCGCAAGAACAAGTAGCGGTGACCGTGTTGTAATTCGGGTGGATACCTTGTTTCATCTTGAGCCTCATGAGCGGTATGCCGCCACCTGATCCGTTGCCAGGCACCGCATACGGGTGTGAAAAACTACTAACCGGTTAGTCGCTCGATCCGATAGATTCAAAGCGGCCGCGCATTTTAGCAAACTTAACGCCGGAGGCCAATTGCCCGATTCTGTTTCTTATCAGGGAGGCTCACAAAAGCCACCTCAAGCCTCCTGCTGCCAGGTGCTTAAAGTTGCCCTGCCATCTCCCTTGCGACGCTTATTTGATTATCTACCCGGCCGCGAAACGCCAACATCCGGCTGGCAGCCGGGGTTAAGAGTGCGCGTACCCTTTGGTCACCGAAACGTCGTTGGCGTTGTTGTGGCACTCGCCACTGACAGCGAACTACCGCGCGCGCAGCTGCGTACGATTAGTGACGTACTGGATGACGCGCCGCTGCCCAACGACTGGCAGTGGCTGTGCCACTTTACCGCTCGTTACTACCAGCACAGCCTGGGCGACACCATGCAACTTGCGATGCCCGCCAGGCTGCGCCAAGGCCACTCTATGGCCGGGCGAACGCAAACGCTGTGGCTTCCCATCGAAACGCCTGATGCATCCCCCCTGCAGCGCGCGCCTAAACAAGCCGAGCTTTATGCCCTACTTCGCCAGCATCCGCACGGCCTGGCCGCGCGCGCAATCAGCGCCCATGGCTTTACCCGCGACCAGCTGTTAGCGCTGCAAAAAAAAGGCTTTACCCACGCTGAAGAGCGGATTTTAACGGCCCCCAAACCGACGGGCGGTAGCCTGCTGGCCTCGCCCTCACTGCCGCTGAACCGTGAGCAAGCCGCCTGCCTTGCGGCACTGCATGAAAAACTCGACAGCTATCACCCATGCTTGTTAGAAGGTGTCACCGGTAGCGGCAAAACCGAAATTTATCTACAGCTCATCGAAGCGCTGGCCGCCAAAGGGAAGCAGTCTTTAGTGCTGGTACCGGAAATCGGCCTAACGCCGCAAACCCTAGCGCGCTTTAGAAGCCGCTTTCGCGTGCCGGTGGTGGCACTGCACTCCGGGTTAACGGACCCCGAGCGCCTGGATGTTTGGGAAGCCGCCGCCAGCGGCCGGGCATTGGTCATCATTGGCACCCGCTCAGCGATTTTCACCCCGCTCGCCAATCCGGGGGTGATTATCGTCGATGAGGAGCATGATGGTTCTTATAAACAGCACGACGGCCTGCGCTACCACGCCCGCGACCTCGCCGTTGCCAGGGCACATTACCACGATATTCCGCTGCTGCTGGGCAGCGCCACCCCTTCGCTTGAGAGCTTACAGCAGGCGCTTTGCGGCACGTATCGTCATTTGCGGCTGACCCAACGTCCCAGCCGCCACCCACCTGCCAAGTTAGAGCTTATTGACCTACGCCACCAGCGCCGTCAGGGCGGGCTACTGCCAGGCGCCATCAAAGCCATCAAGAGCACCCTTAATGCAGGTAAGCAGGTACTGGTCTTTATTAATCGTCGAGGCTTCGCACCCACGCTTGCCTGCCACGCCTGCGGCTGGATAGCCGATTGCCACCAGTGCGACGCCCGTATGACGCTGCACCGCCAGCCACCGCTGCTGGCCTGCCACCACTGCGATAGCCGCCGCGCACTGCCGGACGCTTGCCCAGAGTGCGGCAGCGGCGACCTGCGCGCACTAGGCAGCGGCACCGAACGTACCGAGGAAACCCTGCAAGGGCTTTTCCCAAGCGTTACCGTTCACCGCATTGATCGCGACAGCACGCGTAAAAAAGAGAGCTTTGAGCAGATACTTAAAGAGATTCAGCGCGGAGAGCCTTGCCTGTTAGTGGGTACCCAGATGCTCGCCAAAGGCCACCACCTTCCCCATGTCACCCTCGTGGTCGTGGTCAATGCAGATGGCGGCCTTTATGCCGCTGACTTCCGCGCTCTGGAACACAGCGCTCAACTACTGGAACAGGTTGCCGGTCGTGCTGGTCGCGCCGCTCACCCGGGTCGGGTGTTAGTTCAAACCCTGCACCCGGATGACCCACACTTGGGCCAACTTGCCGAACACGGCTACAGCGCATTGGCACGCAGTCTGCTAGAAGAGCGCCGCATCGCTAAGCTGCCACCGTTCTGCTTTATGGCGCTACTGCGCTTTGAGAGCCCTAAAGAAGAGGCGGCCCTTGCCTTGGCGCAACAGGCTACCCAGGCACTTCGCCAGTGGTTAAAGGAAGCAGAGGTGCCGGTACGCTGTTTAGGCCCAGTGCCCGCCCCTATGGAGCGGCGCCAAAACCGTTACCACCTTCACGTAATGCTGGCGGCCGATAAACGCAGCCAGCGGCACGCCGCTGCCAACTGGCTGGTACAGTGGCTTGAAGCTAACCGCGAGGCGCGTAAAGTACGCTGGTCGATTGATATCGATCCGCAAACCCTCGCTTAACAGCGCCGCACCCGTTACCGTCTGCGCTACCCTACTCAGCAATACGGCTTTGAAACTGCGCGCCAATTGCCGATAATGGCCGCCTTGACGCCGCAAAACTGCGCGCATGCACACGCCGCGATCGACGACACCCGGATATTTAAATGAAAGATACGATTATTTCTCTGCTCGAAGGCGCGGTAGACGCGCTTAAGCACCAAGGCGTGCTGCCCAATGATTTAACGCCCGCGATCAAAGTGGACCCCACCAAAGATAAAGCCCACGGCGACTACGCCACTAATTTGGCGCTGATGCTGGCCAAGCCCGCAGGCATGAAGCCCCGCGAGCTGGCCGACACCCTGGTGGCAGCCCTGCCCGCCAGCGACGCGATTCAAAAAACCGAGATTGCAGGCCCTGGGTTTATCAACTTTTTCGCCGCCGCCGATGCCGCTGCGCAAATCGTCGCCCAAGCGCTGGATAGCGGCGACGCCTTTGGCCGCAGCCTGATTGGTAAAGGCGAAAAAGTGCAGGTGGAGTTTGTTTCCGCCAACCCCACTGGCCCGCTGCATGTGGGCCACGGCCGGGGGGCAGCGATTGGCGACTGCCTATGCCGCTTGCTCGAAGCGACGGGTTATGACGTGACCCGTGAGTTCTACTACAACGACGCGGGCGCCCAGATCAAAAACCTCGCGCTTTCCGTGCAGGCGCGCGCGAAAGGGCTAGGGCCTGATGATGCTAGCTGGCCGGCAGACGGCTACCGTGGCGAGTACATTACCGATGTGGCCAACGACTACATGGCCGGTAAAACCGTCACCGCCGACGACCGTGAAGTCACCGCCAAAGGCGATGCGAATGACTTGGACGCCATCCAGGCCTTTGCCGTTGCCTGGCTGCGTCGGGAGCAGGATCTAGACCTCAAAGCCTTCGGCGTTGAATTTGACGTCTACTTCTTAGAATCATCGCTTTATGAAGATGGCAAAGTCGACGCCACCGTCGAGAAACTGGTCGCCAACGGCCACACTTATGAAGAAGATGGCGCCATGTGGCTGCGCACCACCGACTTTGGCGACGACAAAGACCGCGTCATGCGCAAGCGCGAAGGGGGCTATACCTACTTTCTGCCCGATGTGGCCTACCACCTCAACAAGTGGCAGCGCGGCTTTAAAACTGTGATTAACGAGCAAGGTGCTGATCACCACTCCACCGTCACCCGTGTACGCGCTGGCCTGCAAGCCCTGGAAGTGGGGATACCTAAGGGCTGGCCCGACTACGTACTGCATCAGATGGTCATGGTGACTCGCTCAGGCGTTGAGGTAAAACTCTCCAAGCGCGCCGGTAGCTATGTGACGGTGCGCGACCTGATTGATGAAGTAGGCCGCGATGCCACGCGCTTCTTCTTGGCGGCGCGCAAAGCTGATTCACAGCTGACGTTTGATATCGACCTCGCCCGCTCCCAGTCAAATGACAACCCGGTTTACTACATCCAGTACGCCCATGCCCGTGTGTGCAGCATGCTGCGCAAAGCCGAAGATGCAGGTCAGCCTTTTGATCATGGCCTCGCCATGGCTAACTTAGCGCTACTGGATAGCGACCAGGAGAAAGCCGTTCTTAACCGCCTGGCTCGCTACCCGGAAGTAGTTGAAAACGCCTCTAAAAATCGCGAGCCTCAGCAAGTCGCTCAATACCTGCTGGATTTAGCCGGTGACTTCCACACCTGCTACAACGCCGTCAAAGTGATGGTGGATGACGACACCCTGCGCAACACGCGCTTAGCGCTTGGCTTAGCCACTCGCCAAGTGCTGCGGAACGGGCTTGATCTCATGGGGGTTAGCGCCCCAGAGGAGATGTAAACAATGGCAAGCCCACGCAAAAAGCCTACTCGCCGTGGCGCCACCACGCAGCGCAAGCCTGCCCGTCGTGGTGGCGGGTGGCGCGTCCCCGGCTGGCTGTGGGGGCTAGCTGGGGTGGCCGTCGGTTTTTTCCTAGCGCAGCACCAACACGGCACCGCCCCCTGGCAGGAGCCGAGCACCACCCCGCCTCAAGCGACCGTGCTCCCCAAGCCGCCGGGAAGCGATGAACGCAGTGCCGCCCGCCAAACAGAGAGCGCAGCAGAACCCTCAATGCCTACTTTTGAGTTCTATACACTGCTGCCTGAAACCGAGGTCATTGCGCCCGGAGTCACACTCCCCTCTACGGTGACGCGACCAGACGTTAGCGAACAGTCTGCCGACAGCGCCACGGACAGCAGCGCCAGTAACGACCCCATCGCACAGGTTATCGCGGCTAATACGCGCCCCAGCGACCAAGCGGCGGCGGTTCAGCAGGTGCCCGCTAGCGCAGCCAACCGCTACATGCTCCAGGCGGCGTCATTCCGTGAATTTAGCGATGCCGAGCAGCTGCGCAGCCGCCTGCGTAACTTGAGCCTGCTGGCGCAAATCAGCGAAGTGCAGGCCGGGGGCGACACCTGGCACCGCGTCCAAGTCGGCCCCTATGAAGATACTCGGGAACTAAACCGCGCTCAGGATTTGATGAGCACTCAAGGTATTGAGCCGCTGCTGATTCAACTGCAAAACTAGCGGTCGCGGCGCCTCAAAACGACCCAAACACGCTTTATCTAACGGCTTTATCATGCGGGCGGTTGATTTTTTATCTGCCGCCCGCATTTTGTTGGGAATCGCTTTTTGTGCGGCCGCTGTAGCCGGCCCATCAGTCATCGGGAGCACGCCTCCCCCCAAGGAGTTATCTCCATGACCACGATTGTTTCCGTACGCCGCGGTAACCACGTTGCACTCGCTGGCGACGGCCAGGTTTCGTTGGGTAATACCGTTATGAAAGGCAATGCCAGCAAAGTACGCCGCCTCTACCGCGGCAAAGTGCTGGCAGGGTTTGCCGGTGGCACCGCTGATGCGTTTACGCTGTTTGAGCGTTTTGAAGCACAGTTAGAAAAGTACCAAGGCCACCTCACCAAAGCCGCCGTTGAGCTTGCCAAAGATTGGCGCACCGACCGCGCACTGCGCCGCCTTGAAGCGCTGTTGGCCGTCGCCGACCACAGCGCCTCGCTGATCATTACCGGCAACGGCGATGTCGTCGAACCTGAGCGCGGCATTATTGCGATTGGCTCTGGCGGTAACTACGCCCAAGCCAGCGCCCGGGCGCTGCTCGAAAACACTGAGCTTTCCGCCCGCGAAATTACCGAAAAATCCCTGCAAATCGCCGGTGACATCTGCGTATTTACCAATCATCACGTGACGCTTGAAGAGCTGAACATCAACGACCGTTGAGGCCAACTTTATGACCCAGATGACACCCCGCGAAATTGTTCACGCCCTGGATCAATACATTATTGGCCAGCAAGACGCTAAACGCGCCGTCGCCATCGCGCTGCGTAACCGCTGGCGTCGCATGCAGCTCGATGACGACCTGCGCCCCGAAGTGACGCCCAAAAACATTCTAATGATTGGCCCTACCGGCGTGGGTAAAACCGAAATCGCCCGCCGCTTGGCCAAGTTGGCGCGCGCGCCGTTCATCAAAGTAGAAGCCACTAAGTTCACTGAGGTGGGCTACGTGGGCCGCGACGTTGAGTCGATTATTCGCGACCTAATGGAAGCCGCCATTAAAATGGTGCGCGAGTACGCCAAAGAAGAAGTCGGCCATCGCGCCGAAGACGCCGCCGAAGACCGCGTACTCGATGCGCTGCTGCCGCCGCCCCGCGGTCAGGAAGATAAACCTCGCGAAGATAGCGGCACTCGCCAAACCTTCCGTAAAAAGCTGCGTGAAGGCCAGCTTGACGATAAAGAGATCGACATTGAGGTCTCCTCCCAGGGCCAGGGCATCGACATCATGACCCCGCCGGGCATGGAAGAGATGACCAGCCAGCTGCAGAGCCTGTTCTCCAATATGGGCCAGCAAAAACGCGAGCAGCGCCGTGTGACGGTGAAAGAAGCGCTGGTACTGCTGCGCGACGAAGAAGCCAGCAAACTGGTCAACGAAGAAGAGATTAAAGCCCGCGCCGTTGAAGCCGTTGAACAGCACGGCATTGTGTTCCTGGATGAGATTGACAAAGTCGCCAAGGGCAGCGGCCAGTCCAGCGGCGGCGAAGTCTCCCGCGAAGGCGTACAGCGCGACCTGCTGCCGCTGATTGAAGGCTCTACCGTTTCTACCAAGTACGGCATGGTAAAAACCGATCACATTCTATTTATTGCCTCCGGTGCTTTCCACCTGTCGCGCCCTTCAGACTTGATTCCTGAGCTGCAGGGACGCCTGCCGATTCGCGTTGAGCTAGACGCGCTGACACCGGGCGACTTCCAGCGGATTCTCACCGAGCCATCCGCTTCGCTGACCAAGCAGTATCAAGCGCTACTGGCGACGGAAGGACTGGATATCGAGTTCACGCCAGACGGTATCGAACGCATTGCCGAGATTTCGTGGCAGGTCAACGAAGGTACCGAAAATATCGGCGCGCGCCGCCTGCACACCGTGTTGGAACGCTTGCTGGAAGAAGCCTCGTTTAAAGGTGGCGACATGGATAGCCCCCTGGTCATCGATGCTGATTACGTCAATGCCCAGCTAGGCGAACTGGCGGTCGACGAAGACCTGTCGCGCTATATTCTGTAAGCGCTACTCTCTGTAAGCGATACAATTAAAATAGCCACCGGCAGCTTGCTCGCGTTTCCGCGGGCAGGCTGTTTTTGCTACTTATCGTCACGAGGTCTCCGTATTCATGAACGCTCCAACGCCCATACGAGTGCACTACCATAAGCAGGCCCGCGAGCTGGAGCTTGGTTATGCTAACGGCGAAAACTACCGCCTCCCGGTCGAATTTTTACGGGTCTACTCCCCCTCGGCTGAAGTGCGCGGCCACGGCGGCGACACAGCGGTGCTTCAAGTTGGCAAAAAGGATGTTGGCCTACAAAACATTACCCAAGCGGGTAATTACGCGCTGAAGCTACACTTTGACGACGGGCATGATAGCGGCCTTTACAGCTGGAACTACCTGTTTGACCTTGCCCAGCATCAGGATGCCTACTGGCAAAACTACCTCCAGCGATTAGAGGAAGCAGGCGCCTCCCGCGAACCAGCCAGCATCCAATTTAAACAGCTGTGACGCTGCGCCCCAGGTGAAGCGCAGACAAATTGGGGCAGAGAAGGCTACAATATCGCCAATCTTTTTAATGCGACGACCACTCGGTCGATTATTACCGCCTCGAACTCGGGAGCTACCGCCCCATGAGCCCCACGGATAAACGCACGACCCACTTTGGCTACCAAGAAGTGCCCGTTGACGAGAAAGCCTCTCGCGTGGCCGACGTGTTTCACTCGGTTGCCGCTCGTTACGATGTGATGAATGACCTGATGTCCATGGGCATTCACCGCGTTTGGAAGCGCCTCACCATTGAGCGCGCAGGCGTTCGCCCTGGCCATCAGGTCTTGGATATTGCTGGCGGCACCGGCGATTTAACGCTTAAGTTTTCACGCTTAGTTGGCCCTAGCGGCAAAGTCGTGCTCGCGGATATCAACGCTTCCATGCTAAAAGTAGGCCGCGACAAGCTGATGGATAACGGCGTTGGCGGTAACGTTGAGTACGTTCAGGCGAATGCCGAGTGCCTGCCGTTTCCTGATAACAGCTTTGACTGCATTACCATTGCCTTTGGCCTGCGTAACGTCACCGATAAAGACGCTGCGCTTCGCTCCATGGCGCGGGTACTGAAACCCGGCGGCCGGTTATTAGTGCTTGAGTTTTCCAAACCCAGCAACCCGCTGCTTTCCAAAGCCTACGACGAGTACTCCTTCCGCCTGTTACCCAAAATGGGCGAGCTAGTAGCAGGCGACGGCGAAAGCTACCGCTATCTAGCGGAGTCAATCCGCATGCATCCAGACCAGGAAACCCTGAAAGGGATGATGGAAGCCGCAGGCCTTGAACGGGTTGAATATACCAACCTGACCGGTGGTATTGTTGCCCTTCACCGTGGCATCAAATTATGAAGTCACTGTAAACCATGATGTTACTGAACAAGAGGTCAGCATGCTGGTAACCCCAACCCTACTGCTGGCCGGATGTGAACGCACGTTGAACGCCCTCCTCGCTCGCGACCCAGCGGCTCCTCATCGGCTTGCTCAGCTAGCGGGAAGCCGTTTGCTGGTACGCCTAGAGAAGCCTCATTTAGCGCTGCTGCTGTGCTACCACGCTGCGGGTATTGACCTGCAGTATGGCGATGAGGTGGCGGAGAGTGATGTCGATGCCGTGGTGGAGCTTACCCCTGAAACCCTCTCCGAGTGGCTTAGCGGCGCCTCTATAGAGCGGCTGATGTTTGACGGCAAACTGGCTGTACGAGGCCGTATCCATCTATTAGAAGCCACCCGCGACCTGCTCTTTGACCTGGATATCGACTGGGAGGGCGAACTAGCTGGCTGGCTGGGCGATCTACCGGCACACTCGCTGGCGGAGGGCATACGCCGTGCTGCCCGCTGGGGGCTTCGGACCAAAGACGAGCTACTTCAAGACGTTTCAGAGTATGTGTTTGAAGAAGCCCGTCTGCTCCCGGGCCGTCAACAGCGCAACGTATTGCGTGACCACTTAACGGAACTTGAGGTGGCCACCGACCGCCTTGAGGCGCGCCTAAACCGTTTACAACGCCGTTTGCATCAGCTAGCGACGCCAACGAATGTGCCTGTGAATACCAAGGAGCAGCGCCCATGAGCCTGCGGCTGTTCAAAATTGTCTGGGTGGTGGCACGCCACCGTCTGGACACCTTGATCCCCATTGAACGACTGCCGCTATGGCTACGCACGCTAATGTGGTTTTCCCCGCTGCGCTTAGTCCCGGTAGGGAATCGCTCCCGAGGCGAGCGATTACGGCTGGCGCTTGAAGCGCTTGGGCCTATTTTTATCAAGTTTGGTCAAATGCTCTCCACACGGCGCGACTTGCTGCCTGAAGACATTGCCGATGAATTGAAGCGTCTGCAAGACCAAGTACCCCCCTTCCCCGGCGAAAAGGCGGCGGCAAGGGTGGAAAAAGCGCTAGACATGTCGCTAACCGAAGCGTTTGCGGCATTTGACAGGGCGCCGCTCGCCTCCGCTTCGATTGCTCAAGTACACGCTGCAACGCTGCATACCGGTGAAGACGTCGTGGTGAAAATCATCCGTCCCGGCATTGATCGAATTATGCGCCAGGATATGGCGCTCATGTATCACGTCGCTAGGCTATTCGCTAAAGTGCCCGAAGCCAAGCGACTGCGCCCGGTGGAAGTCATCCGCGATTATGAAGCCACGCTGTTTGACGAACTCGACCTCTACAAAGAAGCCGCCAACACCTCACAGCTAAAGCGTAATTTTAAAGACTCACCGTTGCTGTTTGTGCCGACCATTTATTGGCCCTTCACTCGTCGGCATGTCATGGTACAAGAACGCATTCGCGGCGTACCGGTCGCTGACCTCGACACCCTGATAGCCCGGGGCACTAACCTGAAAAAACTGGCCGAACGCGGGGTAGAGCTATTTTTCACCCAGGTGTTCCGCGATAATTTTTTCCATGCCGATATGCACCCCGGCAATATTTTTGTTAACTGTGATAACCCTGAGGATCCGCAATATATCGCCATCGATTGCGGTATTGTGGGTAGCTTAACCCGGGAAGACCAAGACTACTTGGCACGCAACCTTCTGGCGTTTTTCCATCAGGATTACTACGAAGTGGCGGCGCTGCACATTGAATCCGGTTGGGTAGGCGAAAATACCCGCGCCAATGAGTTTGCCGCCGCTATTCGTACCGTTTGCGAACCAATTCTAGAGAAGCCGCTAAAAGATATTTCTTTCGGGCAGGTGCTGTTGGGGCTGTTTCAAACCGCACGGCGTTTTAATATGGAAGTGCAACCCCAGCTGGTGCTACTGCAGAAAACATTGCTTAACATCGAGGGCCTAGGCCGCCAGCTCTATCCAGACCTGGATTTATGGAGCACCGCAAAACCCTACCTTGAGCAGTGGATGAAAGACCGAGCCGGGGTAAGCGGCCTTTGGGAGTCCTTAAAGCGCCAAGCGCCTGAACTTTCCCATCAGTTACCGGAGCTTCCGGTATTGGCGCACCAGGCGCTCAGCCGCATGGAGCATGAGCATCGCCAGCGCCACCAACAGGTCAGCGCGCTAAGCAACATGCGCAGCCAGTTAACGCGCCAAGGCAAACGTCAGTACCGGCTACGAGTAGGTTTAATTTTGGTGGCCATAGCGCTGGCATGGCAGCCGCTCAGCAGCTGGGCGGCCACCCAAGAGTGGCCCGTCTTAGCAGCGGCTGGCCTGGGGCTACTGCTACTGTTATGGCAATAACCCCTTACGAAC from Halomonas sp. 7T harbors:
- a CDS encoding malic enzyme-like NAD(P)-binding protein; this encodes MTDANKQAALDYHAKPIPGKLSVELTKPTATARDLALAYSPGVAEPVREIARDAENAYRYTGKGNLVAVISDGTAILGLGNLGPLASKPVMEGKGVLFKCFAGINSVDIEVDAESPQAFIDTVARIADTWGGINLEDIKAPECFEIEKALIERCNIPVFHDDQHGTAIVTAAGMLNALDIAGKSIDNVKIVCMGAGAAAIACMRLLVSCGAKKENLVMLDRRGVIHTHRDGINEYKAEFALDTDMRTLDDAIDGADVFIGLSGPGLLSAEQVKKMAADPVIFACTNPDPEIHPDVAREARPDVIMATGRSDYPNQVNNVLGFPFIFRGALDVRATRINEAMKLAAVHALKDLAREPVPQEVLDAYERTEMSFGREYIIPTPVDIRLLARISSAVAQAAVDSGVARKPYPAHYPLKTINDVYGN
- the argS gene encoding arginine--tRNA ligase; protein product: MKDTIISLLEGAVDALKHQGVLPNDLTPAIKVDPTKDKAHGDYATNLALMLAKPAGMKPRELADTLVAALPASDAIQKTEIAGPGFINFFAAADAAAQIVAQALDSGDAFGRSLIGKGEKVQVEFVSANPTGPLHVGHGRGAAIGDCLCRLLEATGYDVTREFYYNDAGAQIKNLALSVQARAKGLGPDDASWPADGYRGEYITDVANDYMAGKTVTADDREVTAKGDANDLDAIQAFAVAWLRREQDLDLKAFGVEFDVYFLESSLYEDGKVDATVEKLVANGHTYEEDGAMWLRTTDFGDDKDRVMRKREGGYTYFLPDVAYHLNKWQRGFKTVINEQGADHHSTVTRVRAGLQALEVGIPKGWPDYVLHQMVMVTRSGVEVKLSKRAGSYVTVRDLIDEVGRDATRFFLAARKADSQLTFDIDLARSQSNDNPVYYIQYAHARVCSMLRKAEDAGQPFDHGLAMANLALLDSDQEKAVLNRLARYPEVVENASKNREPQQVAQYLLDLAGDFHTCYNAVKVMVDDDTLRNTRLALGLATRQVLRNGLDLMGVSAPEEM
- the rpmE gene encoding 50S ribosomal protein L31, translated to MKQGIHPNYNTVTATCSCGANFQVGSTSGQDFSLDVCSNCHPFYTGKQKQATTGGRVERFNKRFGAAVKRG
- a CDS encoding SPOR domain-containing protein, which translates into the protein MASPRKKPTRRGATTQRKPARRGGGWRVPGWLWGLAGVAVGFFLAQHQHGTAPWQEPSTTPPQATVLPKPPGSDERSAARQTESAAEPSMPTFEFYTLLPETEVIAPGVTLPSTVTRPDVSEQSADSATDSSASNDPIAQVIAANTRPSDQAAAVQQVPASAANRYMLQAASFREFSDAEQLRSRLRNLSLLAQISEVQAGGDTWHRVQVGPYEDTRELNRAQDLMSTQGIEPLLIQLQN
- the hslV gene encoding ATP-dependent protease subunit HslV, whose amino-acid sequence is MTTIVSVRRGNHVALAGDGQVSLGNTVMKGNASKVRRLYRGKVLAGFAGGTADAFTLFERFEAQLEKYQGHLTKAAVELAKDWRTDRALRRLEALLAVADHSASLIITGNGDVVEPERGIIAIGSGGNYAQASARALLENTELSAREITEKSLQIAGDICVFTNHHVTLEELNINDR
- a CDS encoding primosomal protein N'; this translates as MPDSVSYQGGSQKPPQASCCQVLKVALPSPLRRLFDYLPGRETPTSGWQPGLRVRVPFGHRNVVGVVVALATDSELPRAQLRTISDVLDDAPLPNDWQWLCHFTARYYQHSLGDTMQLAMPARLRQGHSMAGRTQTLWLPIETPDASPLQRAPKQAELYALLRQHPHGLAARAISAHGFTRDQLLALQKKGFTHAEERILTAPKPTGGSLLASPSLPLNREQAACLAALHEKLDSYHPCLLEGVTGSGKTEIYLQLIEALAAKGKQSLVLVPEIGLTPQTLARFRSRFRVPVVALHSGLTDPERLDVWEAAASGRALVIIGTRSAIFTPLANPGVIIVDEEHDGSYKQHDGLRYHARDLAVARAHYHDIPLLLGSATPSLESLQQALCGTYRHLRLTQRPSRHPPAKLELIDLRHQRRQGGLLPGAIKAIKSTLNAGKQVLVFINRRGFAPTLACHACGWIADCHQCDARMTLHRQPPLLACHHCDSRRALPDACPECGSGDLRALGSGTERTEETLQGLFPSVTVHRIDRDSTRKKESFEQILKEIQRGEPCLLVGTQMLAKGHHLPHVTLVVVVNADGGLYAADFRALEHSAQLLEQVAGRAGRAAHPGRVLVQTLHPDDPHLGQLAEHGYSALARSLLEERRIAKLPPFCFMALLRFESPKEEAALALAQQATQALRQWLKEAEVPVRCLGPVPAPMERRQNRYHLHVMLAADKRSQRHAAANWLVQWLEANREARKVRWSIDIDPQTLA
- a CDS encoding acyl-CoA thioesterase, yielding MNDALNTLVSLLELEPLEETLFRGQSQDLGFPQLYGGQVLGQALAAAARTVPNERRPHSQHGYFLRPGDPHRPVVYQVDTIRDGGSFTTRRVTAIQKGRPIFFCSASFQSEEAGISHQRTMPTVPTPEALIESGDVKHARFPGHPIEFLHLPENPDNGAPAGQCLWFRLAGGTLPNDPALHRHLLSYASDFNLLTTGLIPHGIKYTDPKLRIASLDHALWLHEDTRLDEWLLYVIDSPWAGGARGLARGHIYQRDGRLVASTAQEGLTRYPQA